The Oncorhynchus tshawytscha isolate Ot180627B linkage group LG08, Otsh_v2.0, whole genome shotgun sequence genome window below encodes:
- the LOC112256298 gene encoding caltractin isoform X2 translates to MASGYRKPNTTSNQRKKAGPKPDLTEEQKQEIREAFDLFDTDGSGTIDVKELKVAMRALGFEPKKEEIKKMIADIDREGSGTIDFNDFLCMMTQKMSEKDSKEEILKAFRLFDDDGTGKISFKNLKRVAKELGESLTDEELQEMIDEADRDGDGEINEQEFLRIMKKTSLY, encoded by the exons ATG gctTCAGGCTACAGAAAACCCAATACCACTTCCAACCAGAGGAAAAAAGCAGGTCCTAAACCAGACTTGACAGAGGAACAAAAGCAGGAGATCAGAGAGGCCTTTGACTTGTTTGATACAGATGGGTCGGGCACAATTGACGTGAAGGAACTCAAG GTTGCCATGCGTGCCCTTGGCTTTGAACCAAAGAAAGAAGAGATCAAGAAGATGATTGCAGACATTGACAGGGAGGGCTCTGGGACCATTGATTTTAATGACTTTCTCTGTATGATGACACAGAAAATG agTGAAAAAGACTCAAAAGAAGAAATTCTGAAGGCTTTCCGCTTATTTGATGATGACGGCACGGGCAAAATCTCCTTCAAAAATCTCAAGAGAGTTGCCAAGGAGCTAGGCGAAAGCCTGACAGATGAGGAATTGCAG GAAATGATTGACGAAGCAGACCGAGATGGAGATGGCGAGATCAACGAGCAGGAGTTTCTAAGGATAATGAAAAAGACAAGTCTCTATTGA
- the LOC112256298 gene encoding caltractin isoform X1: MHTNRSLHGLAHVPGDRNFNGSTRPLKSWVNRTLLWIFWLLIQPAEAPTIQITGRASGYRKPNTTSNQRKKAGPKPDLTEEQKQEIREAFDLFDTDGSGTIDVKELKVAMRALGFEPKKEEIKKMIADIDREGSGTIDFNDFLCMMTQKMSEKDSKEEILKAFRLFDDDGTGKISFKNLKRVAKELGESLTDEELQEMIDEADRDGDGEINEQEFLRIMKKTSLY; the protein is encoded by the exons ATGCATACTAACCGAAGTTTACATGGTTTAGCGCATGTGCCAGGTGATCGAAACTTCAATGGCAGTACCAGGCCTCTAAAAAGTTGGGTAAATAGAACTTTGCTGTGGATATTTTGGCTCTTAATTCAACCAGCTGAAGCACCAACCATACAGATAACCGGTAGA gctTCAGGCTACAGAAAACCCAATACCACTTCCAACCAGAGGAAAAAAGCAGGTCCTAAACCAGACTTGACAGAGGAACAAAAGCAGGAGATCAGAGAGGCCTTTGACTTGTTTGATACAGATGGGTCGGGCACAATTGACGTGAAGGAACTCAAG GTTGCCATGCGTGCCCTTGGCTTTGAACCAAAGAAAGAAGAGATCAAGAAGATGATTGCAGACATTGACAGGGAGGGCTCTGGGACCATTGATTTTAATGACTTTCTCTGTATGATGACACAGAAAATG agTGAAAAAGACTCAAAAGAAGAAATTCTGAAGGCTTTCCGCTTATTTGATGATGACGGCACGGGCAAAATCTCCTTCAAAAATCTCAAGAGAGTTGCCAAGGAGCTAGGCGAAAGCCTGACAGATGAGGAATTGCAG GAAATGATTGACGAAGCAGACCGAGATGGAGATGGCGAGATCAACGAGCAGGAGTTTCTAAGGATAATGAAAAAGACAAGTCTCTATTGA